A genome region from Brassica oleracea var. oleracea cultivar TO1000 chromosome C2, BOL, whole genome shotgun sequence includes the following:
- the LOC106325752 gene encoding transcription factor RAX1: MGRAPCCDKTKVKRGPWSPEEDSKLRGYIEKYGNGGNWISFPLKAGLRRCGKSCRLRWLNYLRPNIKHGDFSEEEDMIIFSLFAAIGSRWSIIAAHLPGRTDNDIKNYWNTKLRKKLMSSSSSSHSSSAMTSPFLNPNSQDVKRPSTTISPSSYNPYFENPTKALISNIDGFEADNHQIFPFVNPNYPQDISLSESSNNNISGTSGFSLNHNMCGHYSNHNNFSSDVSGNRSEIIMKQEEIMMLMMIDNHIDQRTKGYDGDFTQGYYSNYINGHGDLKQMISGTGTNSNINMGGSGSESASSSSSISNLAENKSSGSLLQHKCLPYFYS, translated from the exons ATGGGAAGGGCTCCATGTTGCGACAAGACAAAGGTGAAGAGAGGGCCTTGGTCTCCCGAGGAAGACTCTAAGCTTAGAGGTTACATTGAGAAGTATGGTAATGGTGGAAACTGGATCTCTTTTCCTCTCAAAGCCG GTTTGAGGAGATGTGGGAAGAGTTGTAGATTGAGATGGTTAAACTATTTGAGACCAAACATAAAACATGGTGACTTCTCTGAGGAAGAAGACATGATCATTTTCAGCCTCTTTGCCGCCATCGGAAGCAG ATGGTCAATAATAGCAGCTCATCTACCCGGAAGAACAGACAACGACATCAAAAACTATTGGAACACAAAGCTAAGGAAGAAACTCATGTCTTCTTCGTCTTCCTCTCACTCATCATCAGCCATGACTTCTCCTTTTCTAAACCCTAATTCTCAGGATGTGAAAAGACCATCAACCACAATTTCACCTTCTTCCTACAATCCGTATTTTGAAAACCCAACAAAAGCTCTCATCTCAAACATCGATGGCTTTGAAGCTGATAACCACCAGATCTTTCCCTTTGTTAACCCTAATTATCCTCAAGATATCTCTCTATCAGAGAGCAGCAACAACAACATTTCGGGCACAAGTGGTTTCTCGCTCAACCACAATATGTGTGGTCACTACAGCAACCACAACAATTTCTCCTCAGACGTTAGTGGAAATAGATCAGAGATTATAATGAAGCAAGAAGAGATCATGATGTTGATGATGATAGACAACCACATTGACCAGAGGACAAAAGGGTACGATGGGGATTTCACACAGGGGTATTACAGTAACTACATTAATGGACATGGGGATTTGAAGCAAATGATTAGTGGAACAGGCACTAATTCTAACATAAACATGGGTGGTTCAGGTTCAGAATCAGCTTCATCTTCTAGTTCCATAAGCAACCTAGCTGAGAACAAAAGCAGTGGTAGCCTTCTACAACACAAGTGTTTGCCCTATTTCTACTCCTAG
- the LOC106322686 gene encoding uncharacterized protein LOC106322686 isoform X1: protein MGKQNNNNNKENKGDGGGEKKTASVTVVLKIDMHCEGCASKIVKCVRTFQGVETVKSESESGKLTVTGDVDPAKLREKLEEKTKKKVDLVSPQPKKEKEKEKDSNKDKTKNDEDKNKEKKPKEAPVTTAVLKVDFHCQGCIGKIQKTVTRTKGVNGLTMDKEKQLLTVKGTMDVKKLADTLSEKLKRKVEIVPPAKKDKENGKGKENESGDKKKGGDGGGKDNNGGNKGGEGVNAMEYVAPSYGAAYYPGGPYGYPIQAHAPQMFSDENVNACVVM, encoded by the exons ATGGGAAAG CAGAACAACAACAACAACAAAGAGAACAAAGGAGATGGCGGCGGCGAGAAGAAAACAGCGTCAGTCACCGTCGTTTTGAAGATCGATATGCATTGCGAAGGCTGCGCTTCCAAGATCGTTAAATGCGTTCGTACTTTCCAAG GCGTTGAGACTGTGAAGTCGGAATCAGAAAGTGGAAAGTTAACGGTGACCGGAGATGTGGATCCGGCGAAGCTCCGGGAGAAACTTGAAGAGAAGACGAAGAAGAAAGTCGACTTGGTTTCTCCTCAGCCCAAGAAGGAGAAAGAAAAAGAGAAAGACAGCAACAAGGACAAAACAAAAAACGATGAAGACAAGAACAAAGAAAAGAAACCCAAAGAG GCTCCGGTGACAACGGCGGTGTTGAAGGTGGACTTCCATTGTCAAGGCTGTATCGGGAAGATCCAAAAGACCGTCACTAGAACCAAAG GTGTGAATGGGCTGACGATGGATAAAGAGAAGCAGTTACTGACGGTGAAAGGAACAATGGATGTGAAGAAGCTCGCCGACACTTTGTCTGAGAAGCTGAAGCGTAAGGTGGAGATTGTGCCGCCGGCGAAGAAAGATAAAGAGAATGGTAAGGGGAAAGAGAACGAGTCTGGGGACAAGAAGAAAGGAGGAGACGGCGGAGGAAAGGATAACAATGGTGGTAACAAAGGCGGCGAGGGGGTGAATGCGATGGAGTACGTGGCGCCTTCTTACGGGGCAGCGTACTATCCGGGTGGGCCGTATGGATACCCGATTCAAGCCCACGCGCCTCAGATGTTCAGCGATGAGAACGTGAATGCTTGCGTCGTTATGTGA
- the LOC106322686 gene encoding uncharacterized protein LOC106322686 isoform X2, which yields MGKNNNNNKENKGDGGGEKKTASVTVVLKIDMHCEGCASKIVKCVRTFQGVETVKSESESGKLTVTGDVDPAKLREKLEEKTKKKVDLVSPQPKKEKEKEKDSNKDKTKNDEDKNKEKKPKEAPVTTAVLKVDFHCQGCIGKIQKTVTRTKGVNGLTMDKEKQLLTVKGTMDVKKLADTLSEKLKRKVEIVPPAKKDKENGKGKENESGDKKKGGDGGGKDNNGGNKGGEGVNAMEYVAPSYGAAYYPGGPYGYPIQAHAPQMFSDENVNACVVM from the exons ATGGGAAAG AACAACAACAACAACAAAGAGAACAAAGGAGATGGCGGCGGCGAGAAGAAAACAGCGTCAGTCACCGTCGTTTTGAAGATCGATATGCATTGCGAAGGCTGCGCTTCCAAGATCGTTAAATGCGTTCGTACTTTCCAAG GCGTTGAGACTGTGAAGTCGGAATCAGAAAGTGGAAAGTTAACGGTGACCGGAGATGTGGATCCGGCGAAGCTCCGGGAGAAACTTGAAGAGAAGACGAAGAAGAAAGTCGACTTGGTTTCTCCTCAGCCCAAGAAGGAGAAAGAAAAAGAGAAAGACAGCAACAAGGACAAAACAAAAAACGATGAAGACAAGAACAAAGAAAAGAAACCCAAAGAG GCTCCGGTGACAACGGCGGTGTTGAAGGTGGACTTCCATTGTCAAGGCTGTATCGGGAAGATCCAAAAGACCGTCACTAGAACCAAAG GTGTGAATGGGCTGACGATGGATAAAGAGAAGCAGTTACTGACGGTGAAAGGAACAATGGATGTGAAGAAGCTCGCCGACACTTTGTCTGAGAAGCTGAAGCGTAAGGTGGAGATTGTGCCGCCGGCGAAGAAAGATAAAGAGAATGGTAAGGGGAAAGAGAACGAGTCTGGGGACAAGAAGAAAGGAGGAGACGGCGGAGGAAAGGATAACAATGGTGGTAACAAAGGCGGCGAGGGGGTGAATGCGATGGAGTACGTGGCGCCTTCTTACGGGGCAGCGTACTATCCGGGTGGGCCGTATGGATACCCGATTCAAGCCCACGCGCCTCAGATGTTCAGCGATGAGAACGTGAATGCTTGCGTCGTTATGTGA